Proteins from a single region of Bombus pascuorum chromosome 5, iyBomPasc1.1, whole genome shotgun sequence:
- the LOC132906891 gene encoding nuclear pore complex protein DDB_G0274915-like isoform X3, whose protein sequence is MEDLSPEEVRWEMYQAQNNGMVDQAKLHFQQLCTDMKAKREAFRNPTRETLTKLKEILGTGHKNARNDNTSGKSSSFAFATPQLGLPSSTPSSNVFGNKTFGTQSNPFSGGFPPTSNTSIFGRTPTTSNSVFGSTPTFGSNLGVFGGGTSTNTVFGGITNTSTFNAGQNTQTFGSSGSIFGGGASQPVFGQPSIFGTSNPVNNVFARHETSQAPISVFNSGATSSPSLFSGTSSQSNASIFAGAKTSTANPFGGSSNLQTTNSIFGSTPSTGTFSSGIFSQSETPAFGGAPVFGASATFGNNPGSIFGEKPAFGNSGSIFGGSNTTTPAFSSAQPTNAFGVTTSTSSVNLFGNAQCTTPSMPTSSASPFSATPSTTTSPFVTATSQFETTSTAAFSKPTFGMATGTAGETFATTATSSSTPFGTTNTGVTFGTPSTTTSPFTSTIFSDITSSPFSPTSVTSTATTTNSFTPQQQQITSPFGTFAQNQTSSTATSTHDPFGKSTSGVTLTAVVIDDNIYSLDNQLTDDEKNMYMAEKFIFGKIPLKPPTKDIR, encoded by the coding sequence AAAGAGATTCTAGGTACAGGACACAAGAATGCGAGGAATGATAATACATCTGGGAAATCCTCTAGTTTTGCTTTTGCAACTCCTCAACTTGGACTTCCAAGCAGTACTCCATCCTCCAATGTATTTGGAAATAAGACATTTGGAACTCAGAGCAATCCATTCAGCGGTGGTTTCCCGCCTACTAGCAATACATCAATCTTTGGGAGAACACCTACAACTTCAAATTCTGTATTTGGTAGTACACCAACTTTTGGCAGTAATTTAGGAGTGTTTGGTGGTGGTACCAGCACTAATACTGTATTTGGCGGGATTACAAACACTTCTACATTTAATGCAGGACAAAACACGCAGACTTTTGGATCGTCCGGATCGATTTTTGGTGGTGGAGCTTCCCAACCCGTTTTCGGGCAGCCTAGCATATTTGGAACCAGCAATCCAGTGAACAATGTTTTCGCCAGGCATGAAACATCCCAGGCGCCCATATCGGTATTCAATAGCGGAGCGACATCTTCTCCCTCTTTATTCAGTGGCACTTCTTCTCAATCTAACGCTTCTATATTTGCCGGAGCTAAAACTTCTACTGCTAATCCGTTTGGCGGCTCTTCAAATTTACAGACAACTAACTCCATCTTCGGATCGACTCCGTCCACCGGAACCTTCAGTTCAGGCATATTCTCGCAGTCTGAAACACCTGCATTTGGGGGAGCACCAGTATTTGGCGCTTCAGCAACCTTTGGAAACAATCCCGGTTCGATATTTGGCGAGAAACCGGCATTTGGAAATTCTGGTAGCATTTTCGGCGGATCCAATACCACGACACCTGCTTTCAGTTCGGCACAGCCTACAAACGCTTTTGGCGTTACCACTTCTACATCTTCCGTAAATCTATTTGGAAATGCTCAGTGTACCACACCCTCTATGCCCACTTCCAGTGCTTCGCCATTTAGCGCAACACCTTCAACGACTACGAGTCCTTTCGTTACCGCAACCTCGCAATTTGAAACCACCAGTACGGCAGCCTTCTCGAAGCCTACGTTTGGGATGGCTACGGGAACTGCGGGTGAAACTTTTGCTACCACAGCTACTTCCTCTAGCACACCGTTTGGTACTACAAATACCGGAGTTACTTTTGGTACACCTAGTACCACCACTTCTCCTTTCACGTCGACGATATTTAGTGATATAACGAGCTCACCATTTAGTCCTACGAGCGTTACGTCTACAGCTACAACCACAAATTCGTTTACACCGCAGCAACAACAAATTACATCTCCATTTGGTACTTTTGCACAAAATCAAACTTCTAGTACTGCTACGTCTACGCACGATCCGTTTGGAAAATCGACATCCGGAGTAACGCTGACGGCAGTCGTTATTGACGACAACATTTATTCGTTAGACAATCAACTAACAGACGACGAGAAGAACATGTACATGGcggagaaatttatttttggaaaGATTCCGCTGAAGCCGCCTACCAAAGACATTAGATAA